DNA from Demetria terragena DSM 11295:
GTCAACCGAGGCGGTGTCTGCGACGTCGCACTGCACGGCTTCCAGGCCTTCGGGGGCCTCCCCGGATCGGCTCGCGACGATGACTCGATCACCTGCCTCAGACAGAGCACGAGCAATCGCGAGACCAATGCCGCGGTTGCCTCCAGTTACCAATACAGAACGAGGGGAGTCGCTCACGGACGCATCTCCTGAGGTCGAAACGGTTTGCCGTGGCGACGCTATAGGACTACCAGGCGGTAGGCGTACCGTGGCATCCATGAGCGGGTCGTCGAGGTCATCTGGCAACGTGTCGGTGCCGTCCGCGACGAGCCTTCCCGACGGCCCGCGCAAGGACTACGAGTCCCGAATGCGCAACTATCTGCTCTCGATGGGCATCCGTACGGCCTGCTTCGTCGCGGCGGTGGTGCTGACCGGATGGCTGCGGTGGACCTGCGTCGCCCTTGCGGTTCTCCTCCCCTACGTCGCCGTGGTGTTTGCGAATGCGGCGA
Protein-coding regions in this window:
- a CDS encoding DUF3099 domain-containing protein, which gives rise to MSGSSRSSGNVSVPSATSLPDGPRKDYESRMRNYLLSMGIRTACFVAAVVLTGWLRWTCVALAVLLPYVAVVFANAASKRRVEAIGSVSPDERAQRIGPA